The region TTCGATAATCGCTCTATAGAAGACTCTGTGAATCTTTTGTGAAAGGCTTCTTCTGAGTATCCGCCTGACTCTACCGTTCCTGAAAATGTAATTCGATTCAACACAAAGAAACGAATCGCTCTCTCCAGTTCAGATAGATTTTCAGTACCACCCTGCGTTAGTTCCACAAACAGATCTCTTCCATTCTCATAGGCACTCTTGATTTCACGAATACCAGCAATCAAATCAGGAAGGCGAGATTGGGCATAATTCCAAAAAAGAAACAAGTCATAATTCAAATCATTCACCCAAAAATGCAGATCTTTTCTGGTCTGTTTCAGGTAAACAAATAAAGAACCACCACCTAGAAAAGGTTCTCTATACTCTGAGAAATTAGCTGGTAAATAATGACCAATTTGAGAAATTGCTTTTGATTTTCCACCTAGATATCGTAGCGGGCTTTTAATCATGCTGGACTAATTTGGACAATAAATTGATTGAGATTTGCTTCGTTAAAAACTTGATAAATCGTTTGTTGATTGGCTTTACTAAAGTTGTTTGTCCTTAAAAAACTTTGCACCTCAACTGCTGAGGCATTTGAAACAACAGAACCTTGAATCAAGGGAGATGTTAGCTTTAAAGAAACTCTGTAATCGCAAAGCTTTCCATTCCAGTAGACTTGACTCAAACTTAAAGATATGGATGCTGGCTATAGATTTCAATTGAACCCCTGTATCAACTGAAATCTTTTTGTATGCTTCAATCTGACGATCAATGACTGCTGTAATGCTCATGATCCAAATTCATCACATACAGGCATCCTCCTTATTTTCGTCCTTGAATTCTCAAGCGTTGAGTCACCATTGTAATGCCATCATGGCGGACGACTACGGCTGACAACCAATGTTGCTCAGTATTGTTAGGAGCACGTCCCACTTTGAAAATGCCACCTGAATTGAGCGGCTCTAGATTCACGGTTGTAACTTTCAGGAAACCATCAGGTTTAATCGTTTCTTCCAGGGCTGCCCCCATCAGCAGGTCTTCTCCCAGGGGTTCCTGAACAATCGCGTCAAAGCTAAACTCCTGCCCACTGCGCACTTGCTCTGGCAAACTGATTTTTAATGTTGGCGGCTTGGTACCACTTGTCAACTGACTGCGCTCGGTTAATATTTCTTGACTGACAATCTTTTGGTTCTCGATCCGCTGACGCGATTCCAGTTGGGAATTAAGCTTGAATTCGCGATCGCCCTCTTTCTTCGTTCCCGTAATATAAGTTACTGTCTGTGCCACAATCACGTTTCCTTCTCGCTTCCAGGACTTTAGCTCAGTGCGATAGTTCAGGTTGGGATAGCGCTTCCATAGTGCTGACAGTGATTCTTGTAGCGTTTGCCGATTCAGCCCATCGGAGTGGGTAAAGGTTGGGCTGTAAAACTCCACCACAGACTGAGCATTTCGGCGATTTGCTGCCGCATCTATCTCGCTTAATAACGTTTTGAGCTGAGCTGGAGCAGTTGCCGCTGGGCTTTGGGCTTGCCCAGGATGAATAGCTACACTCAAGCTAGCCAACAAACTTGCAGCCAGCAACCATGCTCGCCGATAATCACGGCGGCTTCTGCAAGTCGATTGAAAGACGGAAGAGATCAATGATCGGCGATCGCTGGAAAGCTTTTGCATAAAGAAAACTGGCAACCACGTAATAGGAATTCAAGCTTAACCTCTAGACTACTGAGAGTCGTTCAGTTCGAGACAGATCATTATCTTAAGTTAATGAACCCATTTCCTTAGTAGACTTTGTGACAACTCACTGCTAGTGTAGTCACTTCCAGAATGTCTGAAGGCGGGTGCGCTCCCATGGCAGCAAAACGACTCTTGATCGCAGCAAGCGGAACAGGTGGACACATATTTCCAGCGCTTGCTGTCGCTGAACAACTGCCGGACTTTGAGATTGAATGGCTGGGCGTACCCGATCGCCTGGAAAAGCAGTTGGTTCCAGCACACTATCCATTGCATTTTGTCAATGTGGAAGGCTTTCAAACGCGTGGACTGGCAATCATTCGGGTATTGGCAAAATTTGCACAATCGCTGTGGCAAGTGCGATCGCTATTGCAACAGGGGCAGTTTGATGGCGTGTTTACCACTGGGGGATACATTGCGGCTCCAGCTGTGATTGCGGCTCGCACTCTTGGCATTCCCGTGATCCTGCATGAGTCCAATGCACTGCCAGGAAAGGTCACCCGGTTTTTGAGTCCCTGGTGTAATGTTGTCGCGATCGGGTTTGCAGATGCAGCGCGATTTTTGCCACACGCCAAGCAGACGCTTCATACGGGAACTCCTGTGCGTGCCCAATTTTTGCAAACACCTCACCCCGACCTCACAGATCTGCCGATTCCGCCAGATGTGCCACTGCTGGCAGTGGTGGGAGGTAGCCAGGGTGCAGTGGCAGTCAACAAGCTCGTGCGAGACTGTGCCCCTGCTTGGTTAGAAGCTGGCATTTGGATTGTGCATCAAACTGGGGAAAATGACCCAGATGTTAACAGCCTGATCCATCCTCACTACTTTCCGCTGCCGTTCTATCACAACATGGCAGGACTGTTTCATCGGGCAAATTTGGTAATTGGACGCTCTGGTGCTGGGACATTGACTGAGTTAGCGATCGCCCACACTCCCTCCATCCTGATTCCCTATCCCTTCGCAGCAAACGACCACCAAACCTACAATGCCAATGTTTTTAGCAATTCGGGAGCAGCTCGTTTATTTCAGCAAAAAGAGCTAACTACAGAGCGCTTGCAAGCCGAAGTTTTGCAGCTATTCGTGAATCATCCCCAAGAACTTCAGCAGATGACTGCCAAAGCTGCGACTCTTGCTGTGCCGGATAGTGCCATTCGTTTAGCCCGCTTGCTGAGAGACCAGATCGAGTCGCGAGATGGGTAAACTCTTGATAACTCATGCGTTCTCGTGTTGGAGATGACCTGGTGACCTTTCCTCGAAAACTAATCGCGATCGCACTGTTGGTCATGGCTGTTGCTGCCTTATTGTGCTTTGGCGTGATTGGAGTTGGTCGTAGCAAAGCTATTTTTGACAGCATCTATCTTTACTTTGCAGGGCAAACCTGGCTCCAGGGTGGCAATCCCTACCATCGGGACGAGTTACTGCAAACGGCTGCCAGGGCAGGCGGTTCTATGGAATATGCTCAGCGAATGCTACCCGACTATTTCGCCTATCCCCCACCAGTAGCAGCCTTTGCGATTCCCTTATCGCTTTTGAGTGAACCTGCTGCCAGAGTCATTGTTCGGATAGTGAACTTGATAGCCGTCGGCATAATCACGGCATTGTCACTCTACGAAGTGTATCTACGCGGTGGGAAAGAGGCATTGATAAATAGGGGTGCACTGATCGCGACTCTGGCGATCGGAAATCCGTTCACTGCCCATACCGTTTGGTTGGGACAAACCTCCTTAGTGTCTTTTGCAGCGACCTATGCAGCTTGGTTGCTAAGTCGTCAACAAAGATTCGTCCTGGCAGGCATTTGTCTTGGTGTTTCCTGTTTCAAACCCCACACCTGCATTCTGGTCTTTTTCTGGTTTTTGCTAGAACGCTATTGGAAAGCATTAGTAGCTTGTTTGGGCACTGCTTTACTCATGAGTATTTATCCAGTGATGACTCATGGACCCATTCAACTGACGCTGGAATGGTTGAGTTCAGTCCGCGGTTATCAAAGCACTGACTTTAACCGAGTCAGCCTGGAAAATGATAACCTAATTGGACTGGGGAGCTTTTTGTATACGCTGGCAGGAATTGAGATTTCGTCTGCGATCGCAGTTTTTATAGGACTGATTTGTACGCTAATTTTATGGGCTTACCGCAAACGACTCAATCAAGATGATGTATTAGGTATTTTGATGGGAATTCAACTGGTGTTCTTGTTTGGGCACACTTACGA is a window of Leptolyngbyaceae cyanobacterium JSC-12 DNA encoding:
- a CDS encoding hypothetical protein (IMG reference gene:2510096314) → MQKLSSDRRSLISSVFQSTCRSRRDYRRAWLLAASLLASLSVAIHPGQAQSPAATAPAQLKTLLSEIDAAANRRNAQSVVEFYSPTFTHSDGLNRQTLQESLSALWKRYPNLNYRTELKSWKREGNVIVAQTVTYITGTKKEGDREFKLNSQLESRQRIENQKIVSQEILTERSQLTSGTKPPTLKISLPEQVRSGQEFSFDAIVQEPLGEDLLMGAALEETIKPDGFLKVTTVNLEPLNSGGIFKVGRAPNNTEQHWLSAVVVRHDGITMVTQRLRIQGRK
- a CDS encoding site-specific DNA methylase (IMG reference gene:2510096313~PFAM: D12 class N6 adenine-specific DNA methyltransferase~TIGRFAM: DNA adenine methylase (dam)), which codes for MIKSPLRYLGGKSKAISQIGHYLPANFSEYREPFLGGGSLFVYLKQTRKDLHFWVNDLNYDLFLFWNYAQSRLPDLIAGIREIKSAYENGRDLFVELTQGGTENLSELERAIRFFVLNRITFSGTVESGGYSEEAFHKRFTESSIERLSKFENFLDDVVITNLDYSHLLESPGDNVFLFLDPPYLSVKKSKLYGKKGDLHTSFDHDRFAECLKNCNHQWLVTYDDCPEIREKFQFAYLYEWQLQYGMNNYKQIRAAKGKELFITNYPVDHESLVVRSFDSSYQLVLDFAYSPSSLSL
- a CDS encoding UDP-N-acetylglucosamine--N-acetylmuramyl-(pentapeptide) pyrophosphoryl-undecaprenol N-acetylglucosamine transferase (IMG reference gene:2510096315~PFAM: Glycosyltransferase family 28 C-terminal domain; Glycosyltransferase family 28 N-terminal domain~TIGRFAM: undecaprenyldiphospho-muramoylpentapeptide beta-N-acetylglucosaminyltransferase) codes for the protein MAAKRLLIAASGTGGHIFPALAVAEQLPDFEIEWLGVPDRLEKQLVPAHYPLHFVNVEGFQTRGLAIIRVLAKFAQSLWQVRSLLQQGQFDGVFTTGGYIAAPAVIAARTLGIPVILHESNALPGKVTRFLSPWCNVVAIGFADAARFLPHAKQTLHTGTPVRAQFLQTPHPDLTDLPIPPDVPLLAVVGGSQGAVAVNKLVRDCAPAWLEAGIWIVHQTGENDPDVNSLIHPHYFPLPFYHNMAGLFHRANLVIGRSGAGTLTELAIAHTPSILIPYPFAANDHQTYNANVFSNSGAARLFQQKELTTERLQAEVLQLFVNHPQELQQMTAKAATLAVPDSAIRLARLLRDQIESRDG
- a CDS encoding Protein of unknown function (DUF2029) (IMG reference gene:2510096316~PFAM: Protein of unknown function (DUF2029)) translates to MRSRVGDDLVTFPRKLIAIALLVMAVAALLCFGVIGVGRSKAIFDSIYLYFAGQTWLQGGNPYHRDELLQTAARAGGSMEYAQRMLPDYFAYPPPVAAFAIPLSLLSEPAARVIVRIVNLIAVGIITALSLYEVYLRGGKEALINRGALIATLAIGNPFTAHTVWLGQTSLVSFAATYAAWLLSRQQRFVLAGICLGVSCFKPHTCILVFFWFLLERYWKALVACLGTALLMSIYPVMTHGPIQLTLEWLSSVRGYQSTDFNRVSLENDNLIGLGSFLYTLAGIEISSAIAVFIGLICTLILWAYRKRLNQDDVLGILMGIQLVFLFGHTYDYVYLIPIYNSLVLYASQVKVAISVILLILLLFIPQQLVRRLAGALSMPVLSHWRTLVVIIMMLFVIQLSIQAKQKQRSPIVTS